The Carassius carassius chromosome 2, fCarCar2.1, whole genome shotgun sequence genome has a segment encoding these proteins:
- the LOC132103515 gene encoding ras-related protein Rab-39B has product MEAIWLYQFRLIVIGDSTVGKSCLIRRFTEGRFAQVSDPTVGVDFFSRLVEIEPGKRIKLQIWDTAGQERFRSITRAYYRNSVGGLLLFDITNRRSFQNVHEWLEEARSHVQPHSIVFLLVGHKCDLEPQRQVSRQEAEKLAAAYGMRYVETSARDAINVERAFTELTRDIFELVKSGEITIQEGWEGVKSGFVPNVVHSSEEVTKGDRRCFC; this is encoded by the exons ATGGAGGCAATTTGGCTTTACCAATTTCGACTGATTGTTATTGGGGACTCCACTGTTGGAAAATCGTGTTTAATTAGACGATTTACAGAAGGCCGCTTCGCACAGGTGTCAGACCCGACGGTAGGGGTGGATTTTTTCTCCCGCCTGGTGGAGATCGAACCTGGAAAACGCATTAAACTGCAGATTTGGGACACTGCAGGACAGGAACGCTTCAG GTCTATTACCAGAGCCTATTATCGTAACTCAGTGGGAGGTCTGTTGCTCTTCGACATAACCAACCGTCGCTCCTTCCAGAACGTTCACGAGTGGCTAGAGGAGGCACGCAGCCACGTGCAGCCCCACAGCATTGTCTTCTTGCTGGTCGGTCACAAATGTGATCTGGAGCCACAGCGTCAGGTCAGCCGGCAAGAGGCCGAGAAGCTAGCAGCTGCGTACGGCATGCGCTACGTGGAGACTTCAGCACGCGACGCCATAAACGTCGAGAGGGCTTTTACAGAGCTAACACGGGATATATTTGAGCTGGTGAAGAGTGGGGAGATTACCATCCAGGAGGGTTGGGAGGGAGTGAAGAGTGGATTTGTACCAAACGTGGTGCATTCATCTGAAGAAGTGACAAAGGGCGATCGTCGGTGTTTCTGTTGA